The following proteins come from a genomic window of Micavibrio aeruginosavorus EPB:
- the secY gene encoding preprotein translocase subunit SecY, which produces MPSAVEQLAKNANWGALAKATELKKRLLFVILALLVYRLGTYIPVPGINPHVWAEIFTQKGGGILDMFNMFSGGALQRMTIFALNIMPYISASIIMQLASSMSPKLEAMKKEGESGRAKINQYTRFLTVMLATVQAYGLAVGLESMQGASGSAVIDPGMFFRISTVITIVGGTVFLMWLGEQITARGIGNGISLIIFAGIVAELPRAIASTLELGRQGTFSFVELFVMAAMVVAVITFIVFMERAQRRVLVQYPKRQIGNGMMAGEQNHIPLKLNTAGVIPPIFASSLLLLPLTIVGFSGASGNDFTATLAQWLQHGSPIYMLLYGLLIAFFCFFYTAIVFNPTENADMLRKYGGFIPGIRPGKATADYLDYVLTRITLVGAAYLCLICLLPEVLVARAGMPFYLGGTSLLIVVSVTMDTVAQIHSHMIAHQYEGLLKKAKLGGRRR; this is translated from the coding sequence ATGCCATCTGCCGTAGAACAGCTTGCAAAAAATGCCAATTGGGGTGCGCTTGCAAAAGCGACCGAGCTGAAAAAACGTTTGCTGTTTGTGATTCTGGCCCTGCTGGTTTACCGGCTGGGGACATACATCCCGGTCCCGGGGATCAACCCGCATGTGTGGGCTGAAATCTTCACGCAAAAGGGCGGCGGCATTCTGGACATGTTCAACATGTTCTCCGGTGGTGCGCTCCAGCGTATGACGATTTTTGCGTTGAACATTATGCCGTACATTTCGGCTTCGATTATCATGCAGTTGGCGTCGTCCATGTCGCCGAAGCTGGAAGCGATGAAGAAAGAAGGCGAAAGCGGCCGCGCCAAGATCAACCAATATACCCGCTTCCTGACGGTGATGCTGGCAACGGTGCAGGCCTATGGTCTGGCTGTCGGTCTTGAAAGCATGCAGGGTGCCAGCGGCTCCGCCGTGATTGATCCGGGCATGTTCTTCCGTATCTCGACCGTTATCACCATTGTCGGTGGTACCGTGTTCCTGATGTGGCTGGGTGAACAAATTACTGCGCGTGGTATTGGTAACGGTATCTCGCTGATCATCTTCGCCGGTATCGTGGCGGAATTGCCGCGTGCGATTGCCAGCACGCTGGAACTGGGTCGTCAGGGCACGTTCAGCTTTGTTGAGCTCTTCGTTATGGCGGCGATGGTTGTTGCCGTGATCACCTTCATCGTGTTCATGGAGCGCGCACAGCGCCGTGTTCTGGTGCAATATCCGAAACGCCAGATTGGCAACGGCATGATGGCGGGTGAACAAAACCACATCCCGCTGAAGCTGAACACCGCCGGTGTTATCCCGCCGATCTTCGCGTCGTCCCTGTTGCTGTTGCCGTTGACCATCGTTGGTTTCTCCGGTGCATCGGGCAATGACTTCACGGCGACATTGGCGCAGTGGCTGCAACACGGTTCGCCGATTTATATGTTGCTGTATGGTCTGCTGATTGCATTCTTCTGCTTCTTCTACACCGCGATTGTTTTCAATCCGACCGAGAATGCGGACATGTTGCGCAAATATGGTGGTTTCATTCCGGGTATTCGTCCGGGCAAGGCCACGGCGGATTATCTGGATTACGTTCTGACCCGTATTACGTTGGTCGGTGCGGCGTATCTGTGCCTGATCTGTCTGCTGCCGGAAGTGCTGGTGGCGCGTGCCGGGATGCCGTTCTATCTGGGCGGGACCAGCTTGCTGATCGTTGTGTCGGTGACGATGGACACGGTTGCGCAAATCCACTCCCACATGATTGCCCATCAATATGAAGGGTTGTTGAAGAAAGCGAAATTAGGAGGCCGTCGTCGATGA
- the rpsM gene encoding 30S ribosomal protein S13 — translation MARIAGVNVPDKKRVPIALTYIHGIGRTTAFKMCEKLGLDVQRRMHELTEDELNLIRKEIENGGFLIEGDLRREISLNIKRLMDMACYRGLRHRRNLPVRGQRTKTNARTRKGPAKPIAGKKQATKK, via the coding sequence GTGGCACGTATTGCTGGTGTCAACGTTCCCGATAAGAAACGCGTTCCAATCGCGTTGACTTATATTCACGGGATCGGCCGTACGACGGCGTTCAAAATGTGCGAAAAACTGGGCCTCGATGTTCAGCGTCGCATGCACGAACTGACCGAAGATGAATTGAACCTCATCCGTAAAGAAATTGAAAACGGTGGTTTCCTGATCGAGGGTGACCTGCGCCGTGAAATTTCCCTGAACATTAAACGTCTGATGGACATGGCTTGCTATCGCGGCCTGCGTCATCGTCGTAACTTGCCTGTTCGCGGCCAACGCACGAAGACCAACGCGCGCACGCGCAAAGGTCCGGCGAAGCCGATCGCAGGTAAGAAACAAGCAACCAAGAAATAA
- a CDS encoding adenylate kinase, whose product MNLILLGPPGAGKGTQAKKLEDKYGLKQLSTGDMLRAEVAAGTDLGKQAKAVMDAGGLVSDDIIIAMIENRIQQADCAKGVIFDGFPRTVAQAAALETMLAKKGHPLLAAIELQVDEAILVDRLNKRVADMQSRGEPVRSDDNEATLRKRLQEFRNKTAPIIPFYQGKSLLRSVDGMASIDVVEAAIDKILVGSGAGAAPSAPSAQHP is encoded by the coding sequence ATGAACCTGATTCTTCTGGGCCCACCGGGCGCAGGCAAAGGCACGCAGGCAAAAAAGCTGGAAGACAAATACGGTCTGAAGCAGCTCTCCACCGGTGACATGTTGCGCGCCGAAGTGGCCGCAGGCACCGATTTGGGCAAGCAGGCGAAAGCCGTTATGGATGCCGGTGGACTGGTGTCGGATGACATCATCATCGCGATGATCGAAAACCGTATCCAACAGGCCGATTGTGCCAAGGGTGTGATTTTCGACGGCTTCCCGCGCACGGTGGCGCAAGCCGCAGCGTTGGAAACGATGCTGGCGAAAAAGGGACACCCGTTGCTGGCCGCAATTGAATTGCAGGTTGATGAAGCCATTCTGGTTGATCGCCTGAACAAGCGCGTCGCCGATATGCAATCGCGCGGTGAGCCGGTGCGCAGTGACGATAACGAAGCAACGCTGCGTAAGCGTTTGCAGGAATTCCGCAACAAAACGGCACCGATCATTCCGTTCTATCAGGGGAAGAGCTTGCTCCGTTCTGTTGACGGTATGGCCAGCATTGATGTTGTGGAAGCCGCGATTGATAAAATCCTGGTCGGCAGTGGGGCAGGGGCCGCGCCCAGTGCGCCATCGGCTCAGCACCCGTAA
- a CDS encoding DNA-directed RNA polymerase subunit alpha, producing the protein MIQKNWQELIKPSKIDIEHGSDARSIGKIVAEPLERGFGLTLGNALRRILLSSLQGAAVTAVQIDGVLHEFSSIEGVREDVTDIVLNIKAIAVRMHVEGPKKMRLHAEGPCEVTAGMIEAGADIEIMNPDLVICTLDKGAKLNMEMTVNTGKGYRPAALNRPEEAPVGLIPVDSVFSPVRKVSYDVENARVGQITDFDKLTLNIETNGVISPEDAVAYAARIMQDQLQVFINFEEPKAAESREEAHELPFNKNLLRKVDELELSVRSANCLKNDNIVYIGDLVQKSEADMLRTPNFGRKSLNEIKEVLTIMGLHLGMQVEGWPPENIEDLARKVDEPF; encoded by the coding sequence TTGATACAGAAAAACTGGCAGGAACTGATTAAACCGTCGAAAATTGACATCGAACATGGCTCTGATGCCCGTTCGATCGGCAAAATCGTGGCCGAGCCGCTGGAGCGTGGTTTTGGTCTGACGTTGGGCAACGCCCTGCGCCGTATTCTGCTGTCCTCTCTGCAAGGTGCGGCTGTGACCGCTGTGCAGATTGATGGCGTTCTGCACGAGTTCTCCTCCATCGAAGGCGTTCGCGAAGATGTAACGGACATCGTTCTGAACATCAAAGCAATCGCTGTGCGTATGCACGTTGAAGGCCCGAAGAAAATGCGTTTGCACGCTGAAGGCCCGTGCGAAGTGACCGCCGGCATGATCGAAGCTGGCGCTGACATCGAAATCATGAACCCGGACCTCGTGATCTGCACGCTGGACAAGGGCGCGAAACTGAACATGGAAATGACGGTCAACACCGGCAAGGGTTACCGCCCGGCTGCGCTGAACCGTCCGGAAGAAGCGCCGGTTGGCCTGATCCCGGTTGACTCCGTGTTCTCCCCGGTTCGCAAAGTATCCTACGACGTTGAAAATGCCCGCGTTGGTCAAATCACCGACTTTGACAAACTGACGCTGAACATTGAAACCAACGGCGTGATCTCTCCGGAAGATGCAGTGGCCTATGCCGCACGCATCATGCAGGACCAACTGCAAGTCTTCATCAACTTTGAAGAGCCGAAAGCAGCCGAGTCCCGTGAAGAAGCACACGAACTGCCGTTCAACAAAAACCTGCTGCGCAAAGTTGACGAACTGGAACTGTCCGTTCGCTCTGCAAACTGCTTGAAGAACGACAACATTGTTTACATCGGTGACCTGGTTCAGAAATCCGAAGCCGACATGCTGCGTACGCCGAACTTTGGCCGCAAGTCGCTGAACGAGATCAAGGAAGTGCTGACCATCATGGGCCTGCATTTGGGTATGCAGGT
- the rplO gene encoding 50S ribosomal protein L15 has translation MKLNELQPQEGSVKRRMIVGRGIGSGKGKTCGRGVKGQKARTGVSIQGFEGGQMPLYRRLPKRGFVNIFAKDYAEVTLARLQEAIDSKILDVKGVVDEKALVKAGVIRRSKDGVRLLAKGTLKSKIDLKLSGATDAAVKAVEKAGGKVEISVFEPKPFGKKATGEKSGKAKKKK, from the coding sequence ATGAAACTCAATGAGCTGCAACCCCAAGAGGGTTCCGTTAAGCGCCGCATGATCGTCGGCCGTGGCATCGGCTCCGGCAAAGGCAAGACTTGCGGCCGTGGCGTAAAAGGTCAGAAAGCCCGTACCGGCGTTTCGATCCAAGGCTTCGAAGGTGGTCAGATGCCTCTGTACCGTCGTCTGCCGAAGCGTGGTTTCGTGAACATTTTCGCGAAAGATTACGCGGAAGTGACGCTGGCCCGCCTGCAGGAAGCCATCGACTCCAAAATTCTGGATGTTAAAGGCGTTGTTGACGAGAAAGCATTGGTGAAAGCCGGTGTGATCCGCCGCAGCAAAGACGGCGTTCGTCTGCTGGCCAAAGGCACGCTGAAATCCAAAATCGACCTGAAACTGTCCGGTGCGACCGATGCGGCTGTGAAAGCTGTTGAGAAGGCCGGCGGTAAAGTCGAAATCTCCGTATTCGAGCCGAAGCCGTTTGGCAAAAAAGCCACCGGCGAGAAAAGCGGCAAGGCGAAGAAGAAGAAATAA
- the rpsK gene encoding 30S ribosomal protein S11, giving the protein MAKAEKAGVRMRRKERKNITSGVVHVNSTFNNTIITITDAQGNTVSWCSSGTMGFKGSRKSTPYAAQVAAEQAGRKAQEHGMKELDVEVKGPGSGRESALRALQSIGFTIRSIKDITPIPHNGVRPRKRRRV; this is encoded by the coding sequence ATGGCTAAGGCTGAAAAAGCTGGCGTTCGTATGCGCCGTAAGGAACGTAAGAACATCACCTCTGGCGTTGTCCACGTGAACTCGACGTTCAACAACACCATCATCACCATCACCGACGCACAGGGTAACACCGTGTCCTGGTGCTCTTCGGGGACGATGGGTTTCAAAGGGTCTCGTAAATCCACCCCGTATGCTGCACAGGTTGCCGCTGAACAAGCTGGCCGCAAGGCACAGGAACACGGGATGAAAGAACTGGATGTTGAAGTGAAGGGCCCGGGTTCGGGTCGTGAATCCGCACTGCGCGCTTTGCAGTCGATTGGCTTCACCATTCGTTCGATCAAGGACATTACGCCGATCCCGCACAACGGCGTTCGCCCGCGCAAGCGTCGTCGCGTTTAA